The genomic window AGTATGTTGAAACCTATACAAAGCAGCCAAACATTGTCTTTTACTGGGGATTACAGCTCAGAACCATTAATGTTTCGGACATTGAATCTGTGAAGATAGACTTTCTGAAGAATGTCAACAGTGGAAGCTTCCGGGGAACAGTTGGTAGAATCCAGTTAACCCTTGTCAAAGCGTCTCAACTGCCTAAGAATGGTGAGTGTGGTAGCAACAACAGAAGCAAGAAGGTGACAAAGACTTGTTGGCGAATCCGGGAAGATAAGCAGTGCAATAATGTACCGGTTTACTCAAAGCATTTGCCTGGTTATGTGGTTGGGTATCAAAAGATGGTTAACAGAGAAGCTGATGGTATGGAGGTTAAATGTTAGGTTGTGTTAGTAGTAATGATGGTTTTGCTTCCTAAattcttttctctgtttttttagcTTTCGACTGTTAAATGTGTGCCTGTGactgtgatgatgatgatacctGTGAGATGTTTGTTTGCAGGGAGAAACTAATTtgacttttaactttttaatttgtaaatgtCTCTTGACCAAATCCCAATTGTTATGCATTTCTCTAGTCTATTAttagtgtttttctttcaaatgaaACAAGAGACAGTCATTCTTCTTGATCATAGCTGCATACACCGAAAGAACACACATGCAttccaaagaaagaagagtgaTTTTACCAAATAAATACACACGATCAAACAGTAGCAGCAAGAGCTTTGACAAACTCATAATCTGCAGGGACAGTAAGAACAGGATCAAACCACAAAACTTTCCCCCAAATCTCCCAACTAGTGCGTCTTTCAAGCGCAATCTCGGCACACCAAATCATCTTCCATTTGTAGTCATCATTATCAGGTAAATATCTGAACCAGAAAACCGCAATGTTTCCACGATAATCAGCCAATCTAACACAAGAAGGACCATGAGGGATGTTACCCAGTTCTAGCAAACCCTGGACGTCTCCCCAACAGTTTAGCGCATCGTCATACCATCTGATCCTTCCGTCAAAAGCTAAGTAGATAACATTGTGTATCTGGCAATAAGAATCATTAAACATGGACATAGCCATCTTCGTTTGAACCGGTTCCCATCTACTTTCCTTGGAATTGTAAGCAACCACCCCTCTATGAATCCAAGGTTTCACGAGGAACTTTCCGTCAATAAATGCGGTTCTGCAGTTTAAAAACTTGTCTTTTGTCTCGCTGCAATTGAAGGGCTGAGGATCCCAAGTGTGTGTTTCTGTGTCCAACACCTCAAAGAAGTCGTTCTTGGATTCagattcttcatcatctgcGTACATTCCTACTACAAATATCTTTCGATCAAGGACGCTAGCAGAAACTGAGGTTAGCTCCACGCCCAATCTCGGAGCCTCGCGCCACGTGTTTGACCGGCAATCCAGAATCGAGACGTTAGAGGAGGCGTGCGAACCGGCAATGTTGTAGATATCAGAACCAACCGTGACGAGACTCGAGAAGTAGACAGGATGAGAATCTGGATCTGGGACTGGAGCCAAATAATAaccatttgatttcttcttctcctcctcctcactGGTGGTTAGGGTTTGATCAGGTTTCCGGCAGAGGGTGAACATGCGATAATCAGGATAACACGCTATGGACAGATAGAGACAGCTCTCGGTGTGGCCTGAGACTGATCGGGCCTTGTAAAGCTCCGGTGAAACTAGAAGAGATCGAAAGCTCTTGCAGACGAGCGAGACTGTCCGATGGTACAATCTCGGGACGCGAGCGACGATGCTCAATATCAAATCATCGGGAAGCGACTGAAACGAGGCCGATGCCGACTGCGATTGCGGCGCCactatcttcctcttctttacCGGCGGGGACAACATTGATGACATGCCAGAGTCTGATCAACCACTCGTTTCTTAAACACTATATATGCCTCTAAATCAGGCCGGCTCAATATTATTTTGGGCCtgtgctaaaaaaaaaatatcccCTTTTGGGCTAGCTTACGTGGCAGTGTTtactgtcttcttctttaaacGTAATACACTTGTAGTTCTATTCAACCATTTCTGCTGTACAAACCTCCTCtcaatttcttatatattgtACGTGCCTCTAAAGTAACAGCGTATCTATACAAATtctgttatattttctttattagtttACAACTTGAGAAATAATAGTAACCATGAGATTAgataaattactaaattattgTGTATCAGGTGAATTTAAGagtgaaaataataaaatttagaattaaGAATTACATTAAAATTGCAAATGAGTACTTTTGCTAGTTACAGTATAAAACTCTGAAAAAATGCAGAAAAAATTGTGAATGAAACTTCAATTTATTATTGTCGTCAACTCCTAcatattattcaaaaatatttattaaaaatgaagcTGGGAATTCAATGGGCACAATTGCTGCAAACAATTCGGATTTGAGTAAAATTAATAAGGAGGGAGAGAGATGTGTTTAGAGGTTGAAGATGGCAGCACCACTTGAAGGCTTGGAGGCAAAGAGGTAAAGCtccatatcttctttttttaccaCTCCTTTCTCTACTCTCTTTTTGTAGTACTTCTCCTGTATAAATACCACAACTCCATTTCTTTtactcaaaaaaaatatgtaacaatAACGTTATTGTCCTATACAACCAACCATAAGGAAGCTATCTATTACCTTGACTGCTGGAATGAATTGAGTAACGTCAAATTCCTTGACCAAGGCCACAGCGCAACCGCCCCATCCAGCTCCGGTCAGTCTTGCTCCAAGTGCTCCATTCTCCTTGCAAACTTGAACAAGTTCTTCTAGCTCGGGGCAACTGCACGATTTcaccaaattcaaaatcaatccTTTTCACATTAAACAGTTTCACTCTTAACATTGGATCTTAAATTTATGCACCTGCACTCGTATAGGACACTGCAGCTGTAATGGCTTTCATTCATGAGATCACCAAGTTTCTTTAACTTCTCTTCGTCACTGCACACAgtttatatttcaaaagtaTCAAGGTTCCTGTAAAGATTTAATCAGAAGTTCCATGTCGAAAATCGGTCTCACCTTAAGTTTGAATTAACTGTGTCCTTGAAACCATGAACCCTCCGGGCTTCGGAATAAACGTGTGCAGCTCTCTGTTGATGACCGTAAGCAGCAGACCATTATTATTAAGAGTCAGggtaagaaaaaacacaatatTCCACAGAGTTGTACACTTTACCTGATGCAATTTGAAATGCGTGGCAGCATTGAGTACAGCCAAAGATGTTGGATCATTGTTCACGATTGATGGTAATTTCTCCTCTAGGATTTTCTCAATCTCCTCAGCCGTGTATGGTTCTTCTTTCAGATATTCCTGAAGCATAGACAAGAAGCATATAACCCTAAATATCTTCCAAAACATTAGAGATCAACTGATACACAGAGAGATAATTTAACATCAAACCGCCAGTTTTGGCAATGAATAATTGATGCGTACCTTAACAGCAAGAAGAGGATCAGATGACCCACGATCACCAGCGAATGACACACATAATCCCTCCACATCAGAAAGAGTCTTAACTTTTGATATTGCTTCTTTTGGTTCCATTCCGAGCTTAACACCAAGTATGATCTACAAAGCCACATGGTAAAGAGAGAATCATACGCAACTACCAAACAGAGTTAAGATATTGCAGCAGGAAAGTTATGCAATGACTAACCGAAGCAAGTCGACATTCAACGACCCTGTTATTGTAATTCTTAGCAGCCGTGACCGCCTTCTGCGACTCTGCAAGAGAATGTGCAATTACAAAACTCCCTCCATCAGGGAGTTTCACATCAGTTGCGCGGACTGGGTTGAAGTCAATAAGCTCAGCAAATCCAGTTTTAGCCATTATAGAGATTGCCTAttgaaatgattaaaaattgATCAATCCAAATAAGAGATAATTATGTGTGAAGGTGATAAATCATGGattatttgagaaaaaatTATGACCTGGTCCATCCCACCAGATTGTGTTCCAATGTGTCTTTCACATTCACATGTAAGCTGTGCAAGTTCTTTCTGAAAGGCAGAGAGAACTTGGAAATTTCAATAATCAACAAGAGATTTATGAAAGTCCTTTCACAGAGCACGATTGCTTAATAATACCTTCTCAAAGTTATGACCAAAGACAGCCATAATAGCAATTGTTGCTGAGCAAACAAATGCAGCAGAACTTGACAACCCAGAACCTAAAAATCGAGACACTCCAGTTACAGCTTGAAAGTAAACTGATAAACTTTATTTGAAATGATAAGTTTTTCTGTTCCGTAAGTATCATGATGCATATACCTGTAGGAACAATTCCATCAACAAGCACATCAAGTCCAACTGGTGAACCAAGATTCACACCTTTTGACTTTGCATACTCATGAAATCCTTTGTACCTGTAATGAATCAAAGGCAACTCAGGGACAAAAAATATTGAGATCTCTCAGTTCCTGATAGACACCAAAGCTCCAAACGAAACCCCTTACGCGCATATGAAGTAATGCCCCCATTTGTGATTCTTCAAGTCAATTTCCTGCAAAATTAACACGTACGATAAGTAAAGTAAGCCAGTAGTATTCTAGGACTCCAGGATCTCAACTATATTGTCTGTGACAAACAGGAGAATGCAACACAGATACATTACCTGGTCAGGATCGGCAGGATATGTACACATAGTGTACTTATCATTAACATTTGCAATCCGAAGCTGCTTTTGATCCTCACATTTCCGAATCGCTATAATTGTATCCTGACGAATAGCCATCGGCAACACTGAGTATCCTTCATAGTCAATGTGCTCTCCTATCAGATTCACTCTTCCTACacacaaaatataacaaacacCTTCACCATCTATTTTCACAATCATATCCAACAATTCCAAACAGAAGATCATCTGATGTCATCATCCAAATACCAAAATTGCAGACATCGATACAATAATTAGAAACCAATTCATCTCAAAGTCAACGAAATTCCAATTTTtgcaaaaattcaaaaacccgAGATTATTTACCAGGAGAGCGAGCGAAGAGTTGGGGAGAAGCACCGAAGACATCGTTGAAATTGGCCTTCAAAACATCGAATCGTTGTGTAGCTTCTTGGAGCAGAGATCCTTCGCCGTAGACAGGCTCAAGAGATGTGAAGATCGGGACTGATACTTCTTCCGGTTTCGCCATTTTTGTAGTTTCTCCTTTTggctctctctgtctctctcgaTCACTTGTCGTCACTTAACCTCTAATGTTCACAGTTATCACGAAACGTCTTCGCTAGAGCATAATTATTAATTGCCACCGAtcttatttctaaaatatattaattgtttatcGTATTTAAGATCTGTTCCGGAAGATCGCTTGTATTTATcgaatattttgaattttaaaaatgaatatttgtgAATATCTTACTTATCCAAAACTTTCGATCTTTTGGATTCCGGAACACGTTTATGAATCTTAATTCGTACTATATTTgttggtgattttttttttctttgggtaggtttatatttgataaacaTATTATTCCCAAAAATGATgttattgattaaaaaacGTTTCCTAATTCTTCTAACACTCTATGAATTCAGATAACACTAGATTAGATAAGTGTCCTAgtttgaatttaaatttaatcgTATTTTACGTGTGTGAGAGTTATATCCTATatgtaaaaactaaaagtaaTTTGAGCTATAAGATAATACTGAATGGATAAATAGTAAAAGTTTTCCGGTTAACCGTTGTTTTTAATTCCTGCTTAATTAGATTGAGTAACAAATATGCAAGTGTTAACGTGTAGCAACATGGAGGTATTACATACAATGTAGATAAAACTATATCTGAAAAAGATATTGATTTATgtgtaaattaaaaataataaaaaatttctaaaagaTGATTAGAGGAATAATATATTACATTGTATATATTAGCcatagggtttagggttcaACTAGATTTTTAAGGTTACTCTTAtcgtttatttatttattaatgatatatatatatatatatatatatatatatatatatatatttatttattcacaCAATTTAATAAGCAAACGTCTAAgttgaaaccctaaattaaaatatcatttctcaAATCACTATAAAATGGAGTCTCTCCCAGAAGAAGTGGTTGTGAAGGAGATCTTGCCACGCGTGGCTCTTTCTTCACTCAAGCTTGTTCAACTTCAGCCTCGTATGCAAATCATTACATAATCTCTGCAACGACCCTCAAGTTCTCGAACACGTCTGCCTCGACGAAATCAAAACCGCAAACGATGACCTATAACTAAAGCTAGAGTTTTCTCAAGAGATGCAGAGAGAGCGGAAACACGGAAGCAGTGGCTCGTGAAGGAATTGTGAAGTGCTTTTACCTATTCAGTAATAttgttgatgaagagaaaggGATCGAATGTTTGCAAAAGCCGCGTCTAAAGGACTCAAAGCTGCCTCATATCTCTGTGGAGTGATCTCTTTGTGTCGCGGTGGGAAAGTTCCGCAAAAGAGTATCGAGATTTTCAAGTCTTCTTTTGTCGTGAAATCTTCGGCACTGAAGACTAGGAGAAACCTCCAGGAGTATCTGCAATGGATGGTttccaaatataaaaatcattttttgggAATTAGGCTCCTTGGTTATAACTGTGTTCGACATGGACATAATTTTATCTGGGCAAGTTTCTCTAATAGTGTGTTGGCGAGTTTTAATCCAATCTTCTACAATGTTGCggtttattttctctaataGTTTGTCCCTTTTGgcaataataatataacttATGAAATATGTGATGAAAAGAGTTGTCGTGCAAGTTAATAAGAGAAGgcttaaaaagaaacaagaggaCAAAGGCATGGCCACTCCCATGTGCCTCCTCATACTTTTAAGGTCACTTCTCtctatgttttaaatattttttgcttttgtcgTCACTTGTCTCTTGTTGTCGCCTAGTCATACTCCAGTGTTCTTAAATCATATCCCTATCACAGAAATTCGTATATTAATTAAGCTAATGAATCAAACTCCTGTTAAGTCAATTTTAACTACAGGTTATTCAGTTTTGCTTCGTGATGAATATTGAAGGATATACAGTACGTGCAGAACTGCAGATTAGTGTTTGAGAAAACTTATTTAGTAACAGGGAATTATTAGCtaatttaatcttttttcttctttttttcctttatatttCTTGTGaaataaggaaaagaaaagaaaaagaagacaaacaaCCTATAAGTATCAAAAATGGGATTCAAAGGAGGGGCAATAAAGCGAGTAGATGATTGAGTGACAGATCAATCTCATCAGTCATCATTCAATTCAATGAATTTGAATGTATCATTCCATTCATTCTCTAATGCATCATCACATGCTACCATAATCAAAACTAAAGTTAACCCATTATCTTCCTACATCTACtataatgtattttaaaattctaaatgggaaattattttctttccaCTTTATTGCAGTACAAATCTATTTCATGTTGAAATTTCATATAGTACATAAGATGATATAGTACAAAGCCATATTGAATGAACTAAAAGTACATCAAAAGTTCCATATTGGTTTAGTTATCACATACTATGAGGTTAAAAGAGGAACCCATTTTCCCACTAACTCCAATAACGAATTCatcaatcttattttttttttgatcaacaACGAATTCATCAATCTAAATCAAATAATCCAACTACGATTTGAACCCTAATGGTAAAGACTTTATTAATCAATCATATACTTAATTTAGACTTGAGGATCGTAAAAATGGGAAGACTCGGTTCaaaatttacttttacttGTAGCAGAGAAGAATCAGCGGTTGGGAAGAGTAGTTACAGATTATAATCAAACCGAATCTTCTATATACACATAAGCTGTGAAAGATCGAGAGATGGTAGAATTAAAAAGACGATTTTAACCTCATCAAATCGGTGGAGGAGCTGAGCCGTAGGAGGAGAGAAGCTGAACTAAAGAGTTCATGGCTCTCACTTGCATCTCCAGAGCCTGAATATAATCAGTTGCTTCTTCTAGAATCACCGGTACGGATTGTTTACCGCAACCGGGAACTAACCGGCCTAGAACACGTACTTTCCGGTTAACATCCGGTATACTCTTCTTATTCAATCTCAACACCGACACTCTCCGTTTTCTCGATCTGTTGCTGCTGCTACTAACCACCGTAGTCATGGCCGGAATCGCCATCGTAGCTCGAGGACGTCTCTGTTTACGAAATTTCAGTTTGATCCGATTAGCTAAGATCGCTCTGCTCCAGAGTGTTCTTCCCCGAGCGGAAACGGCAAGAGCTCGATCGGCGGCTTCACGGACGGCCTTTCCTCGTTTCTGAGCCgttggagatgatgatgttgaggCGGAAGAGTTGAGGCGGACTTGTTGGAGCGCTTGGAACAGTTTGGCTGAGTAGATCCGTTGTTGCTTCTCCGATCGCCATCGCGCGTGAATCTCACCGGAGACGGAAGATGCGCTTGAACGAGACGATGCGGCGGATGAAGCAGAggatctcttctttctccgaaCGAGATCTGAAGTAGTACTCGTCGGCGGTTCAATATCTGAGATCAGAGACGCCATAACCAAATAATTGGCTCTGATCTCCGCAGTCGTATTGAAAGAGCTACAGAATCCGAATTTATCTGAAGTTGAGCGGAAGAAAGTTATGAAATTGTGGAGAATAATGgaagggagaagaagaggaagatataTAAAGGGAGAGAGGTATCAACTATCACGAGACGTAGCAGTTAACAAACGGCCCCGTTTTAGATGTAGCAGTTAATAAGCGGCGTCGTTttgtcaatttgttttttagtatttgttgttttagcCAGATACGAAAGTGGCATTTGTAATGCATGATAAAGAGAATTCGTGAATACCaccaagaaacaaataatttcaTTCTCAACACTAGTGGAATTGATAAGTTATAATTAACTGGCTCTATAACCTCTAATGGTTTTGGAATAATGAGAGACAGAGACATCATTGTGACTTGAAGcaatgtttatgaattatgattatacttaaaaagttttgttcCACGTTGATTAGttcacaattatttttttaaacttaccCTCTTGACAgagattttagaaagaaatt from Arabidopsis thaliana chromosome 3, partial sequence includes these protein-coding regions:
- a CDS encoding Galactose oxidase/kelch repeat superfamily protein (Galactose oxidase/kelch repeat superfamily protein; CONTAINS InterPro DOMAIN/s: F-box domain, cyclin-like (InterPro:IPR001810), Galactose oxidase/kelch, beta-propeller (InterPro:IPR011043), Kelch repeat type 1 (InterPro:IPR006652), Kelch repeat type 2 (InterPro:IPR011498), Kelch related (InterPro:IPR013089), Kelch-type beta propeller (InterPro:IPR015915); BEST Arabidopsis thaliana protein match is: Galactose oxidase/kelch repeat superfamily protein (TAIR:AT5G51250.1); Has 953 Blast hits to 929 proteins in 27 species: Archae - 0; Bacteria - 11; Metazoa - 4; Fungi - 0; Plants - 934; Viruses - 0; Other Eukaryotes - 4 (source: NCBI BLink).): MSSMLSPPVKKRKIVAPQSQSASASFQSLPDDLILSIVARVPRLYHRTVSLVCKSFRSLLVSPELYKARSVSGHTESCLYLSIACYPDYRMFTLCRKPDQTLTTSEEEEKKKSNGYYLAPVPDPDSHPVYFSSLVTVGSDIYNIAGSHASSNVSILDCRSNTWREAPRLGVELTSVSASVLDRKIFVVGMYADDEESESKNDFFEVLDTETHTWDPQPFNCSETKDKFLNCRTAFIDGKFLVKPWIHRGVVAYNSKESRWEPVQTKMAMSMFNDSYCQIHNVIYLAFDGRIRWYDDALNCWGDVQGLLELGNIPHGPSCVRLADYRGNIAVFWFRYLPDNDDYKWKMIWCAEIALERRTSWEIWGKVLWFDPVLTVPADYEFVKALAATV
- the GALK gene encoding Mevalonate/galactokinase family protein (GALK; FUNCTIONS IN: ATP binding, galactokinase activity; INVOLVED IN: galactose metabolic process, carbohydrate phosphorylation; LOCATED IN: cytoplasm; EXPRESSED IN: 26 plant structures; EXPRESSED DURING: 15 growth stages; CONTAINS InterPro DOMAIN/s: GHMP kinase, ATP-binding, conserved site (InterPro:IPR006203), GHMP kinase (InterPro:IPR006204), Galactokinase (InterPro:IPR000705), Mevalonate/galactokinase (InterPro:IPR006206), Galactokinase galactose-binding domain (InterPro:IPR019539), Galactokinase, conserved site (InterPro:IPR019741), Ribosomal protein S5 domain 2-type fold (InterPro:IPR020568), Ribosomal protein S5 domain 2-type fold, subgroup (InterPro:IPR014721), GHMP kinase, C-terminal (InterPro:IPR013750); BEST Arabidopsis thaliana protein match is: arabinose kinase (TAIR:AT4G16130.1); Has 4768 Blast hits to 4465 proteins in 1570 species: Archae - 210; Bacteria - 3137; Metazoa - 280; Fungi - 182; Plants - 144; Viruses - 0; Other Eukaryotes - 815 (source: NCBI BLink).), translated to MAKPEEVSVPIFTSLEPVYGEGSLLQEATQRFDVLKANFNDVFGASPQLFARSPGRVNLIGEHIDYEGYSVLPMAIRQDTIIAIRKCEDQKQLRIANVNDKYTMCTYPADPDQEIDLKNHKWGHYFICAYKGFHEYAKSKGVNLGSPVGLDVLVDGIVPTGSGLSSSAAFVCSATIAIMAVFGHNFEKKELAQLTCECERHIGTQSGGMDQAISIMAKTGFAELIDFNPVRATDVKLPDGGSFVIAHSLAESQKAVTAAKNYNNRVVECRLASIILGVKLGMEPKEAISKVKTLSDVEGLCVSFAGDRGSSDPLLAVKEYLKEEPYTAEEIEKILEEKLPSIVNNDPTSLAVLNAATHFKLHQRAAHVYSEARRVHGFKDTVNSNLSDEEKLKKLGDLMNESHYSCSVLYECSCPELEELVQVCKENGALGARLTGAGWGGCAVALVKEFDVTQFIPAVKEKYYKKRVEKGVVKKEDMELYLFASKPSSGAAIFNL
- a CDS encoding basic helix-loop-helix (bHLH) DNA-binding superfamily protein (basic helix-loop-helix (bHLH) DNA-binding superfamily protein; FUNCTIONS IN: sequence-specific DNA binding transcription factor activity; INVOLVED IN: regulation of transcription; LOCATED IN: nucleus, chloroplast; EXPRESSED IN: 22 plant structures; EXPRESSED DURING: 13 growth stages; CONTAINS InterPro DOMAIN/s: Helix-loop-helix DNA-binding domain (InterPro:IPR001092), Helix-loop-helix DNA-binding (InterPro:IPR011598); BEST Arabidopsis thaliana protein match is: sequence-specific DNA binding transcription factors (TAIR:AT3G17100.2); Has 284 Blast hits to 282 proteins in 14 species: Archae - 0; Bacteria - 0; Metazoa - 1; Fungi - 0; Plants - 282; Viruses - 0; Other Eukaryotes - 1 (source: NCBI BLink).), which produces MASLISDIEPPTSTTSDLVRRKKRSSASSAASSRSSASSVSGEIHARWRSEKQQRIYSAKLFQALQQVRLNSSASTSSSPTAQKRGKAVREAADRALAVSARGRTLWSRAILANRIKLKFRKQRRPRATMAIPAMTTVVSSSSNRSRKRRVSVLRLNKKSIPDVNRKVRVLGRLVPGCGKQSVPVILEEATDYIQALEMQVRAMNSLVQLLSSYGSAPPPI